In Spirosoma sp. KUDC1026, the sequence ATCGTCGGCTCCGATACGATGATGCTGTGTAGTTCCTGAATGTTAGCCTGTAGCCGACGTTCCTTCTGTTGAATAGCCTTCAGGCCCGACACATTTTCGGCGATACTCGTCACCGGTTCCAGCTGCACACAGGTATCAGCCATCAATTCCAGCTGAGCATCCAGAAAAAGTCCCTCGCGGCAGAGGGCAACCAGTCGGTGAGCAACAAACAAGGTGGTCATAGCAGCGTAGATAGATCCCAGCATGTAGTGGGCCAAAAGATACCAACTTATGCTCAACTCCCCCAGCGTTGCGGAATCTTTTGCCCGGGTAACCCCAGTTCATTCGGCGCTTTTAACACTCGCGGTAAAGGGGTTTCATTCAGGCCCCGTCGGCGCAACTTCCCTTATCCGTTTGCTGTATCCACCCATGAAGGCTCTTCTCCGCGACCTCCGCGATCATATACAA encodes:
- a CDS encoding SnoaL-like domain-containing protein, which codes for MTTLFVAHRLVALCREGLFLDAQLELMADTCVQLEPVTSIAENVSGLKAIQQKERRLQANIQELHSIIVSEPTIVGAFFSVTMHFDLTLYDRGRVQLEELVVYEVRQGKIVREQFFY